From a region of the Daphnia pulicaria isolate SC F1-1A chromosome 1, SC_F0-13Bv2, whole genome shotgun sequence genome:
- the LOC124313969 gene encoding Down syndrome cell adhesion molecule-like protein Dscam2 isoform X1 yields the protein MVSLVRLAALLILLLTGGLLADNNNNNNNNNLIAPLSANQHVVRVTAAGPRFQNELPSEVTFTPDRGFTLDCPVWANPPPQINWLTSKGNGGMWTAVVTDSSSSGGGGNNLMTTSANGSLTFHEFRPEHFRPDVHAATYRCSAFNSVGRILSTPVRIRAVMLPPFEVTVENPRVGRGGTAVFRCSFPDSVRDYVTVTSWIQDNRYDIFLTSSQDGRHVMLANGELHVVGVRQGDENHLYHCRVLVQPNGQTMTSLSAGRMILIPDSAMTKMAPVMVDSVGRVRVWRGQDAVLPCVFHGYPPPKIKWYRSQTVQYGNLLLPLVTSGAGGVQRMSTESLNTHPHLLNSAVGAAGGPSGRHRLIGGTLIITSVVPEDGGRYVCSVNNSMGLVESRTELVFRDKLHVRIIEFASAAQGQQQIHSHSGPTADQHVQVVDAETSVTITCLYSGSPRPSVSWLKDGQRYLLGNSGRVYVSSASGPEDNMIQLSIASVQREDEGMYQCLAANDEGDSAQATVQLAIGAFPPHLKETFTRQILHPGSSVSLKCLASGIPPPHFTWTLDGSPLLPSVSERYFLGQQQQGQEDAGQVVAHLNISHVRVEDGGNYKCVAENRVGRVEHSASLHIYGSPYVRAMSTVVGVGGKRLELPCPVAGYPIEGITWEKDGRRLPLNGRQRLHPFNGSLTIDPLDKSSDAGLYSCEARGQNGLSARQSLQLNILAPPRITPFGMPLRNVMVNSRVQVSCVIEEGDPPFRIRWFRDDRPLLHHHVASSVGLSTDPPSMVRLPPVQSGLRLTDFNSYSSILTIDQVTVNHGGNYSCRASNAAGTAVHATLLQVSVPPFWVNQQPPAEILQTVSGHSVELKCHVHGVPPPQVVWSFAKDKMADKYSPIYTSSNRTLLANQSLVISPVDVADAGFYQCEASNGVGNNINALMALQVHAPPEVHLNQDYMAVRRGSLAGTVLKCSIRGDPPLNVQWRKDSIPLDATWSQSRIVTRAQPQPPSPTAAGQLLTSELSVTNAAAADEGLYECAASNVYGEDGDAVFLQVQDVPQPPLDVRVANAAGRRIQLEWKPPAADGGNPIQEFVVFYQSPNGDIRQERTSANQLTGSIVNLQPATVYQVYMTASNSLGQSQPSLGLTVTTDEEAPEGPPLQLGATSVTSNGFTLSWAPPAAQLQNGLIQSYLVTIDSGRMLNRTVLPSSSGTSSYEYTVAGLRPNTNYMAYVQAVNNQGTGPASPSVSVKTGESAPEEAPLNVACVSLSSQSLQITWQPPRPEFRNGLLRGYRIFYEPLNEFLLFLAGTPEQTDLGQAGSSQTTTELTVFLSGLQKFSNYSIQVLAFTGSGDGVKSVPLTCTTEEDIPEMPTRLKIVQSGADSLTVSWLPHPRPTGRITHFTVYSKEIERGQDVNPQKWTAPANGPSSGRLEIRNLRPRRAIFYFQVAAVSSQAGEGPRSSTVSFTFNPTNKIVASVVSIGSDYLAARGSRLILPCTALGDTPLQISWFQDGRQLSDWLNLNPLKLGEQIQQPWIQPPPPQQPPESDETAAGLIQVLTNGSLSVGRLSDTAGGNYTCQARNRHGQDQVDYLLTVVTPPPAPQLRFAASNWSSITLQWSSNNNPAEKNNNRTRVSTPKNFIVKYRPRDSGWTEKILPAVWRSVPIGDLNCGTEYEFLLISSSRVGNSSSSNLVAAKTKGSPPEYLPVDDESDLILTPTSCTVDLIHWQDRGCPIQQFVFRFRLATDSVSEWIIAGAESPPQQTFLLGGLIPARDYAVRVTAINAAGSAQRDYTIRTPPLMDSHSRSVASGSDSLGPLFSDPRVAVPMAVSSLAILLTVVTLLLRYRYRSGGDYIRPDSRPPTGNMNVRTYADGGETPEDSNNSTLSGCQKRPPLPMDSCGLSDYGGADQVSPYAVFPSLMSSGGKNSSSQFSSSRRMKTFVVDGSKDSLPVEMSNYAPPPPSMIRRMQQQPEEEPTYDYIAPCATSAAAGRSNKQLTSNPQSVFVPIIPARSTWNQQQQQQHYGPTRHGGHSSSPHYHGDWNNQETLALSQRL from the exons atggTTTCACTCGTCCGTTTGGCCGCTTTGCTGATCCTCCTCCTGACCG GTGGACTGCtggccgacaacaacaacaacaacaacaacaacaacctgatTGCTCCTTTGTCGGCCAATCAACACGTCGTCCGTGTGACCGCCGCCGGCCCtcgatttcaaaatgaattgcCGTCAGAGGTCACGTTCACTCCCGACCGAGGATTCACGCTCGACTGTCCCGTCTGGGCCAATCCGCCACCTCAAATCAATTGGCTCACATCAAaag gaaacGGCGGAATGTGGACTGCAGTCGTGacggattcttcttcttccggcgGAGGCGGCAACAATTTGATGACGACGTCAGCCAACGGCAGTTTGACTTTTCACGAATTCCGGCCGGAGCATTTCCGTCCGGATGTACACGCCGCCACTTACAGGTGCTCGGCCTTCAATTCCGTCGGTCGCATCCTCTCCACTCCCGTCCGCATCCGCGCag tgaTGTTGCCGCCATTCGAAGTGACGGTGGAGAATCCGCGAGTGGGTCGTGGCGGAACGGCCGTTTTCCGTTGCTCCTTTCCCGATTCCGTCCGCGATTACGTCACAGTCACGTCGTGGATCCAGGACAATCGATACGACATTTTCCTCACGTCCAGTCAAG ACGGACGTCACGTGATGTTGGCCAACGGTGAACTGCACGTGGTGGGCGTCCGTCAAGGAGACGAGAATCATTTGTACCACTGCCGGGTATTGGTCCAGCCCAACGGGCAAACGATGACCAGTTTGTCGGCCGGCCGAATGATCCTCATCCcag ATTCGGCCATGACCAAAATGGCGCCCGTCATGGTGGACAGCGTTGGCCGGGTGAGAGTTTGGCGCGGGCAAGATGCCGTCCTTCCCTGCGTCTTCCACGGTTACCCGCCTCCTAAAATCAA GTGGTACAGGAGTCAGACGGTTCAATACGGCAatttgctgctgccgctggtcACTTCCGGCGCCGGAGGAGTCCAGCGGATGTCGACCGAGTCGCTCAACACTCATCCGCACCTCCTGAACTCGGCGGTGGGAGCCGCGGGCGGTCCGTCGGGGCGTCACCGTTTAATTGGCGGCACTTTGATCATCACCTCGGTCGTGCCGGAAGATGGCGGACGCTACGTTTGTTCCGTCAACAATTCCATGGGACTGGTCGAGTCCAGGACAGAGCTCGTCTTCCGCGACAAGTTGCACGTCCGCATCATCGAATTCGCATCCGCCGCCCAGGGGCAGCAGCAAATCCATTCGCATTCCGGACCAACGGCCGACCAACACGTCCAGGTCGTCGACGCAGAGACTTCCGTCACCATCACCTGCCTCTATTCCGGAAGTCCCAG GCCGTCGGTGAGTTGGTTAAAGGACGGGCAGAGATATTTACTGGGCAATAGTGGGCGGGTGTATGTGTCATCTGCTTCCGGGCCGGAAGACAACATGATCCAGCTATCGATCGCCTCCGTCCAACGGGAGGACGAGGGAATGTACCAGTGCCTGGCCGCCAACGACGAAGGCGATTCGGCCCAGGCGACGGTCCAGTTGGCCATCGGGGCCTTTCCTCCGCACTTGAAGGAAACGTTCACCCGACAGATTTTGCATCCGGGCAGTTCGGTGTCGCTGAAATGTTTGGCCTCGGGCATTCCTCCGCCGCATTTCACCTGGACCCTGGACGGCTCTCCGCTCCTGCCCAGCGTCTCTGAGCGCTACTTcctgggccagcagcagcagggtcAAGAGGACGCCGGCCAAGTGGTGGCCCATCTCAACATAAGTCACGTCCGCGTCGAAGACGGTGGCAATTACAAA TGCGTGGCGGAGAATCGAGTGGGTCGAGTGGAACATTCGGCCAGTCTCCACATTTACG ggTCGCCGTATGTGCGGGCGATGAGTACCGTGGTCGGAGTGGGTGGCAAACGACTGGAATTGCCTTGCCCGGTGGCCGGCTACCCCATTGAAGGCATCACATGGGAAAAAG ATGGGCGGCGTTTACCACTGAACGGGCGGCAGCGATTGCATCCGTTCAACGGGAGTTTGACGATCGATCCGCTGGACAAGAGCAGCGACGCCGGCCTCTACAGCTGCGAGGCCCGCGGACAGAACGGCCTCTCGGCCCGCCAGTCACTTCAACTCAACATCCTCG cccCACCTCGGATCACTCCGTTCGGGATGCCGTTGCGCAACGTGATGGTCAATTCGCGGGTGCAGGTGTCGTGCGTGATCGAGGAAGGCGATCCGCCGTTCCGCATCCGCTGGTTCCGCGACGACCGGCCCCTCCTCCATCATCACGTTGCGTCATCGGTTGGTCTCAGTACCGACCCGCCTTCCATGGTCAGATTACCACCGGTGCAAAGCGGATTGCGGCTGACGGATTTCAATTCCTATTCCTCCATTTTGACCATCGACCAG gtGACGGTCAATCACGGAGGCAATTACTCGTGCCGCGCTTCGAACGCCGCTGGCACGGCCGTTCACGCCACTTTGCTCCAAGTCAGcg TCCCGCCTTTCTGGGTGAATCAACAGCCGCCGGCCGAAATCCTTCAGACCGTCAGTGGCCACAGCGTCGAACTTAAATGTCACGTCCACGGCGTCCCACCACCTCAAGTCGTTTGGTCTTTCGCCAAAG atAAAATGGCCGACAAGTATTCGCCGATTTACACCAGTTCCAACCGGACCCTACTGGCCAATCAGAGTCTCGTCATCAGTCCGGTGGATGTGGCGGATGCTGGATTCTATCAGTGCGAGGCGTCCAACGGAGTCGGCAACAACATTAATGCCCTCATGGCCCTCCAAGTTCAtg cTCCGCCGGAAGTGCATTTGAATCAGGATTACATGGCAGTAAGAAGAGGATCATTAGCCGGAACAGTTTTGAAATGTTCCATCCGGGGAGATCCGCCGTTGAACGTCCAGTGGCGCAAGGATTCCATTCCGCTGGATGCGACCTGGTCTCAATCGCGGATCGTCACCCGAGCCCAGCCGCAGCCGCCCTCTCCGACTGCCGCCGGCCAATTGCTGACGAGCGAATTGAGCGTGACCAATGCGGCTGCGGCGGATGAGGGACTTTACGAATGCGCCGCTTCCAACGTTTACGGAGAGGATGGCGACGCCGTTTTCCTCCAAGTCCAGGACGTTCCGCAACCGCCGCTAGATGTCAGGGTGGCCAATGCCGCCGGAAGGAGGATCCAGCTCGAGTGGAAACCTCCAGCGGCCGACGGAGGCAATCCCATCCAGGAATTCGTCGTCTTCTACCAGTCGCCaa ATGGCGACATCCGGCAGGAACGAACTTCGGCCAATCAATTGACGGGCTCCATCGTCAACTTGCAGCCGGCCACCGTCTACCAAGTTTACATGACGGCCTCCAATTCGCTGGGCCAGAGTCAGCCCAGTCTGGGACTGACGGTCACGACGGATGAAGAGGCCCCGGAAGGTCCGCCCCTCCAGCTGGGCGCCACTTCCGTCACATCCAACGGTTTCACGCTCAGCTGGGCACCGCCGGCCGCCCAACTCCAAAACGGACTGATTCAAAGTTACTTGGTGACGATCGATTCCGGCCGGATGCTCAATCGGACCGTTTTGCCGTCGTCGTCCGGCACCAGCAGCTACGAGTACACGGTAGCCGGACTCAGACCCAACACCAATTACATGGCCTACGTCCAGGCCGTCAATAACCAGGGAACCGGACCGGCCAGCCCATCCGTTTCGGTCAAAACCGGCGAATCCGCGCCGGAAGAAGCTCCGCTCAACGTCGCCTGCGTCTCACTCAGCTCGCAGAGTCTGCAAATCACTTGGCAGCCGCCGCGTCCGGAATTCCGCAACGGATTGCTGCGCGGCTACCGCATCTTTTACGAGCCGCTCAATGAATTCCTCCTGTTCCTCGCCGGAACGCCGGAACAAACGGATCTCGGCCAGGCTGGATCGTCTCAAACCACCACGGAATTGACCGTTTTCCTATCGGGACTTCAGAAATTCTCCAATTACAGCATAcaa gtACTGGCTTTTACTGGATCCGGCGACGGAGTGAAGAGTGTCCCACTGACGTGCACGACGGAAGAAGACATTCCGGAAATGCCGACTCGATTGAAAATCGTCCAGAGCGGAGCGGACAGTTTGACGGTCAGTTGGTTGCCGCATCCGCGCCCGACCGGCCGGATCACGCACTTTACCGTTTACAGCAAAGAGATTGAACGCGGCCAGGACGTCAATCCGCAAAAATGGACGGCGCCAGCCAACGGCCCGTCGTCCGGCCGCTTGGAAATCCGCAATTTGAGACCGAGACGGGCCATTTTCTACTTCCAAGTGGCGGCCGTCAGCAGCCAGGCCGGCGAGGGTCCACGCAGTTCGACCGTCAGTTTCACTTTCAATCCGACCAACAAAATCGTCGCTTCCGTCGTATCCATCGGCTCAGATTACTTGGCGGCCCGCGGCTCCCGGCTGATCCTTCCGTGCACGGCCCTGGGCGACACGCCCTTGCAAATCAGTTGGTTCCAGGACGGACGCCAACTCAGCGACTGGCTCAATTTGAATCCGTTGAAACTGGGCGAGCAGATCCAGCAGCCCTGGATCCAACCACCTCCGCCGCAACAGCCACCGGAATCCGACGAAACGGCCGCTGGATTGATTCAAGTCCTCACCAACGGATCCTTGTCCGTCGGCCGGCTGAGCGACACCGCCGGAGGCAATTACACCTGCCAGGCCCGCAACCGACACGGCCAGGATCAGGTGGATTATCTCCTGACTGTCGTCACTCCTCCGCCGGCCCCTCAACTCCGTTTCGCCGCATCCAACTGGTCATCCATCACTTTGCAGTGGTCCAGCAATAACAATCCGGcggagaaaaacaacaaccggaCCAGAGTGTCGACGCCCAAGAATTTCATCGTCAAATATCGGCCCAGAGATTCCGGATGGACGGAAAAAATTCTTCCGGCCGTTTGGAGATCCGTCCCCATCGGCGATCTCAATTGCGGAACGGAATACGAATTCCTGCTCATCTCATCCAGCCGGGTGGGCAATAGTTCGTCCAGCAATTTGGTGGCGGCCAAAACCAAAGGATCTCCGCCGGAATATTTGCCCGTCGACGACGAATCGGATTTGATTTTGACTCCAACTTCCTGCACGGTCGATCTGATCCATTGGCAGGATCGCGGATGTCCGATCCAGCAATTCGTCTTCCGCTTCCGGCTGGCCACCGATTCCGTCAGCGAATGGATCATCGCCGGTGCGGAATCGCCACCCCAGCAGACGTTCCTCCTCGGCGGATTGATTCCGGCTCGCGATTACGCCGTCCGCGTCACGGCCATCAACGCGGCCGGATCGGCCCAGAGGGACTACACCATCCGGACGCCTCCGCTGATGGATTCGCACAGCAGATCGGTGGCATCCGGCAGCGACAGTTTGGGCCCCTTGTTCTCCGATCCTCGGGTGGCCGTCCCCATGGCCGTCTCGTCGCTGGCCATCCTGTTGACGGTCGTGACGCTTTTACTCCGCTATCGCTACCGATCCGGTGGCGATTACATCCGCCCGGATTCCCGGCCGCCGACCGGCAACATGAACGTTCGCACCTACGCCGATGGAGGCGAGACGCCGGaagacagcaacaacagcacctTGTCCGGCTGCCAGAAGCGTCCGCCACTTCCGATGGATTCGTGCGGATTGAGCGACTACGGCGGAGCGGATCAAGTTTCCCCCTACGCCGTTTTTCCCAGTTTGATGTCATCCGGCGGAAAAAATTCTTCCAGTCAATTCTCTTCCAGCCGCCGGATGAAGACGTTTGTCGTCGACGGATCCAAAGATTCGCTTCCGGTCGAGATGAGTAATTACGCTCCGCCCCCTCCTTCCATGATCCGGcggatgcagcagcagccggaagAAGAACCGACCTACGATTACATCGCCCCTTGCGCAACATCCGCCGCTGCCGGAAGAAGCAACAAGCAATTGACGAGTAATCCGCAATCGGTATTCGTTCCCATCATTCCGGCGCGGAGTACGtggaaccagcagcagcagcagcagcactacgGGCCAACTCGTCACGGCGGCCATTCGTCGTCTCCGCATTACCACGGCGACTGGAACAATCAAGAAACTTTGGCGCTCAGCCAACGTCTCTAA